GCCGGCGTCGCAAGTGGTCGGCATCCCCTTCGACGTGCGCGTCAGCGCCTGCGACGACTCCTGGAACACGGTGGCCTCGATCACCGACGTCGTGCGGCTCACGAGTACCGATGCCACCGCGAGCCTGCCGGCGGCGACGGCGCTGCAGGCGGGAACGCGAACGCTCGCGGTCACCATCAATGCCGCCGGCTCCTTCACGATCTCGGCCACCGACCAGACGGACAACACCATTCCGGTGGCGACCTCGTCCCCGTTCTCCGCCATGCTGGTGCATGGCTTCGAGTTCACCCGCATCAACCAGAAGAACCAGTACGCCGGCGTGGACATGCCCATTTCCTTCCATGCCGTCGACCCCTCCGGGAGTCCCGTCCCGGGCTTCTCGAGCACGGTGAACCTGCAGGAGCTCACCAGCTTCGGCATCGGCCGCATCGAGCCCAGCCAGATCACAATGACGAACGGTACCTGGTCGGGGAACGTGCGGCTCTACCGCGCCGACGAGACCGCGATCAACCGCGGCAACGTCAACATCTACGCTTATCTGTCCAATGAGCCGGCGGTCAACGGCACGAGCGACCCGTTCACGGTGCATCCGGGAACCTTCTCCCGCGTGCAGATCGTCGTGCCCGGCCAGGACCCCTGGCCCGGCAGCGTGAGCGGCCTCTCTGGCGACCCGGCGACCCAGGGGGCGGCGCAGAACTTCGTAGTCGAGGTGTACGCCACCGATCAGTACTGGAATCCTTTGTACAGCGCCGACACGGTGCGTATTGCCTCCAGCGACCCCGCCGCCAGCACGCCGGTGACGGGCGCGCTCACCAACGGCTTCCGCCAGTTCACCTTGTCCCTCGGCACCGTGGGCACGCAGACCCTCACGGTCACGGACCAGACGAACGGTTCGATCCAGGGGATGACGAGCGCCGGCATCCAGGTGATCCCGAGCGCGGCGCATCATTTCGTGATCGACCCGGTGACCGGTCCGGTCACCGCCGGCACCTCGGTGCCGGTGCAGATTCGCGCCACCGACGCCACGGGGAACACCATCCCGACCTATAACGGTGACGCCATCCTGACCGCGAACACCGGCCCGCAGAGCATCACGCCGACGGCCATTGTCTTCGCTAGCGGCCTCTGGAACGGCAGCATCACCTTCCGCGGAGCCGGCGGTGCCGTGTCCTTCACCTGCTCGGACTTCGGTGCGCCGCCCAAGACGGGCACGAGCAACAGCTTCGAGGTCCTGCCCGGGCCGTTCACCGGTTTGCAAGTGGTGCCCGCCGGGCAGACGGCGCAGGGCGGAACGCCGACCGGCGTCTCCGGTGTGCCTTCCACCCAGCAAGCCGGCGCCACCTTCACGGTGCAGATTCGCGCCGTCGACCAGTTCTGGAACCGCGTTCCCGGCATCGGCGACCGCATCAGCCTGACCTCCACCGACCTCTTCGCCGCCATGCCGGCGGAGACCACGCTCGCCAATGGCGAGCTCCTGCTCCCGGTGCGCCTGTTCCGCGCTGGCCTGCAGACGATCACGGCCGATGACGTGTCGCAGGGCAGTATCACGGCACACACGTCGAGTCCGATCCCGGTCGAGGGCGGTCCGTACTCCCGCGTCGTCATCACCGTGGACGGGCAGTCGCTCGCCCCCGGGACGCCGAACGGCCAGTACCCGAATCCGGGTCCGGAGCAGTCCATCAACTTCACCTTCAGGGCGACGGTGCACGCCACCGACAGCTGGTTCAACCCGGTGTCCGGGGCGAGCGATCGGGTGCGCATCACCTCGACCGATCCCCTGGCCCGTGTCGTCGTGGACAATGTCGAGCACTACTTGCCCTATGACTACCAGCTCACCGACGACTGCGACGGCAACGGCACGCCAGAGAGCTGCGTCGACCTGTTCCTGCGCATGTCGAGCGGCGGTTTCCAGAAGCTCATCGTTTCCAGCGTCGATCAGCCGTCCATGCCGAGCAACTTCACCGAGTTCCCGGTGGACGAGACCGGCGTGCATCTGGAGGCCTTCGTCGGCGCCAATACCAGTCCCGACACCTACCAGGCCGGCGAGCAGTTCGTGCTCACGGTCAAGATCGTGAACGACGCGGGCTCGGTCATCGTGGATCTCAGCAGCAACGTGGACGTGAGCGTGCGGCACGCCTCGAGCGGCGACGCCGGGCGCGGCGTCCTGGCCCGCACCGGCTTCCAGGTCACGCAGGGAATCGAGCTGGTGCCGGAGACCTATACCTTCGCCGAGCCCATCGTGCTCGAGGTGCGGGACGAGGCGGGCAACATCGCCCGCACCGAGGCGGTGACCATCCTGCCCGGCCCGCCGACGCAGCTCTTGCTGTCGAGCGCGCCGACCTGGGTGCAGGGGAACAAGCACGCCGCTGTGAACGCCGATCTGCTCGACTTCTACGGCAACGGCGTCCCCGGCCGCCCGGTGACCTTCGAGCTCGTGAGCGGGCCCGGGGAGATCGCGCCCATCGACAGCCTCGAACTGGCGGGAACGAACCCGGTGGATGCGGTCACCGACGCCGCCGGCAGGGCGCAGGCGGACTTTCACAGCGGGCGCCAGCCGGCGGTGACGAAGCTGCGGGCGCGGAGCGCCGGCTTCATCACGGATTATGACATCCAGACCGCCTTCGTGGATCCGGACGCCCCGGGCGGCCACATCACCAGCTACCCGAATCCGTTCCATCCGAAGGAGGCGCCGACCACGATCGCCTACAAGCTGGATGACAACGCCAACGTCAAGCTCGAGGTCTACACCTTGGCCGGCGGCCTGGTGCTGCGCAAGGAGTTCCCCCTGGGTTCTCCGGGCGGCCAGGCGGGCCTGAACGAGTTCGTCTGGGATGGGAAGAACGGCAAGGGCGAGTTCGTCGCCAGCGGTGGTTACCTGCTCATCATCAACGCCGAAGGCGTCGGTGAGACCTTGCACAAGATGCACCGCAAGATCGCGGTCGTGCACTGAACGGAGGAGACATGCATCGCCACGCACGTTCCACGCAGTGCGGCCGTGGTCTAGCTCTGGGCCTGGTCGCGATCCTCGGAGCCGCGCTGCAAGCGCGGGCCCAGGAACAGAGCAACGGTGCGCCCGGAGATTGGCTGTCGCGCTACGCCGGGGCCCGCTCGGTCGGATACGGCGGCGCCTTCGTAGCCGCGATGAACGAGCCCATGGGCGTGCTCTGGAACCCCGCAGGTCTGGCGCTCCTCGATCAAAACGAGGTGCACCTGGAGATGTCGCGGTTGTTCGAGAGTACCTCGATGAACGGCTTCAGCTTCGCATTGCCG
This sequence is a window from Candidatus Krumholzibacteriia bacterium. Protein-coding genes within it:
- a CDS encoding FlgD immunoglobulin-like domain containing protein, with protein sequence MQRSLIKFLIVTSAVLSLPLHPALGFAQGFSRLQVLLPGESAAPGTATGKFGTPASQVVGIPFDVRVSACDDSWNTVASITDVVRLTSTDATASLPAATALQAGTRTLAVTINAAGSFTISATDQTDNTIPVATSSPFSAMLVHGFEFTRINQKNQYAGVDMPISFHAVDPSGSPVPGFSSTVNLQELTSFGIGRIEPSQITMTNGTWSGNVRLYRADETAINRGNVNIYAYLSNEPAVNGTSDPFTVHPGTFSRVQIVVPGQDPWPGSVSGLSGDPATQGAAQNFVVEVYATDQYWNPLYSADTVRIASSDPAASTPVTGALTNGFRQFTLSLGTVGTQTLTVTDQTNGSIQGMTSAGIQVIPSAAHHFVIDPVTGPVTAGTSVPVQIRATDATGNTIPTYNGDAILTANTGPQSITPTAIVFASGLWNGSITFRGAGGAVSFTCSDFGAPPKTGTSNSFEVLPGPFTGLQVVPAGQTAQGGTPTGVSGVPSTQQAGATFTVQIRAVDQFWNRVPGIGDRISLTSTDLFAAMPAETTLANGELLLPVRLFRAGLQTITADDVSQGSITAHTSSPIPVEGGPYSRVVITVDGQSLAPGTPNGQYPNPGPEQSINFTFRATVHATDSWFNPVSGASDRVRITSTDPLARVVVDNVEHYLPYDYQLTDDCDGNGTPESCVDLFLRMSSGGFQKLIVSSVDQPSMPSNFTEFPVDETGVHLEAFVGANTSPDTYQAGEQFVLTVKIVNDAGSVIVDLSSNVDVSVRHASSGDAGRGVLARTGFQVTQGIELVPETYTFAEPIVLEVRDEAGNIARTEAVTILPGPPTQLLLSSAPTWVQGNKHAAVNADLLDFYGNGVPGRPVTFELVSGPGEIAPIDSLELAGTNPVDAVTDAAGRAQADFHSGRQPAVTKLRARSAGFITDYDIQTAFVDPDAPGGHITSYPNPFHPKEAPTTIAYKLDDNANVKLEVYTLAGGLVLRKEFPLGSPGGQAGLNEFVWDGKNGKGEFVASGGYLLIINAEGVGETLHKMHRKIAVVH